A single Aggregatilinea lenta DNA region contains:
- a CDS encoding alpha-ketoacid dehydrogenase subunit beta has protein sequence MPEMTLIEGVRQAMDEEMARDERVFITGEDVGQRGGVFRATLGLFEKYGPDRVIDSPLAELSIVAVGVGAALGGMRPICEIQFADYIFPAFNQIVNEAALVHYRSGGEWAAPLVIRAPYGGGIGGGLYHSQSVEAYFAHAPGLKVVIPSTAYDAKGLLKAAVRDPNPVLFFEPKKGYRLIKDAVPDEDYTVPLGEAKVTREGGDLTVYAYGMMHYYVLQAAEMVARQEGIQAEVVDLRTLAPLDTATVIESFKKTGKALIVYEDNRFLGYGAEIAALLADEAFEYMDAPIRRLAGPDIPGVPFAHSMQDFFMPNPDKIAAAIRELAEY, from the coding sequence ATGCCTGAAATGACGTTGATCGAAGGCGTGCGGCAGGCCATGGACGAAGAAATGGCCCGCGACGAGCGCGTATTCATTACCGGCGAGGACGTAGGCCAGCGCGGCGGCGTCTTCCGCGCGACGCTCGGCCTGTTCGAGAAGTACGGCCCGGACCGTGTGATCGATTCGCCGCTGGCGGAGCTGAGCATCGTCGCGGTGGGTGTTGGCGCGGCGCTGGGCGGGATGCGCCCCATCTGCGAGATCCAGTTCGCGGACTACATCTTCCCGGCGTTCAACCAGATCGTCAACGAAGCCGCGCTGGTGCATTACCGCTCCGGCGGAGAGTGGGCCGCGCCGCTGGTCATCCGCGCGCCCTACGGCGGCGGCATCGGCGGCGGACTGTACCACTCGCAGAGCGTTGAGGCGTACTTCGCGCACGCGCCCGGCCTCAAGGTGGTGATCCCCAGCACCGCCTACGACGCGAAGGGCCTGCTCAAAGCCGCCGTGCGCGATCCCAACCCGGTGCTGTTCTTCGAGCCGAAGAAGGGCTACCGGCTGATCAAGGACGCCGTGCCCGACGAGGACTACACCGTGCCGCTCGGCGAGGCGAAGGTCACCCGCGAGGGCGGTGACCTGACCGTGTACGCCTACGGCATGATGCACTACTATGTGCTCCAGGCGGCGGAGATGGTCGCGCGGCAGGAAGGCATCCAGGCGGAGGTGGTCGACCTGCGCACGCTGGCCCCGCTGGATACGGCCACGGTGATCGAGTCGTTCAAGAAGACGGGCAAGGCGCTGATCGTGTACGAGGACAACCGTTTCCTGGGTTACGGCGCAGAGATCGCCGCGCTGCTGGCCGATGAGGCGTTCGAGTACATGGACGCCCCGATCCGGCGGCTGGCGGGACCGGACATACCCGGCGTGCCGTTCGCACACTCCATGCAGGACTTCTTCATGCCAAACCCCGACAAGATCGCCGCCGCCATCCGCGAGCTGGCCGAGTACTAA
- a CDS encoding thiamine pyrophosphate-dependent dehydrogenase E1 component subunit alpha encodes MAQNLTRSHQIDDAGLDLDAALLREMYRLMVLARRTDERTWVLHRQGKIAFHISGIGHEAIQVGAALAMHRGYDYAHLYYRDLAFNIALGYTPYEFFLAVYGKQGETTSGARQMPSNWSARRLGIVTASSPVATQVPQAAGLALASKLKGEDRVTVVCLGEGSTSEGDFFEGLNWAGVHQLPVVCIVQNNIYAISVPVHLQMAVPNVADRAPMFGIAGAICDGNDVVASYRAMSEALDRARRGEGATLLEAKTYRPVPHSSDDDDRTYRSRDEVEEWKQRDPIKRFQAYLLERGLLDDEQIDAIEQEVRAEIDEAQARAEAAPYPPAEDALFPVFAPPDFEQ; translated from the coding sequence ATGGCACAAAATCTTACACGCTCGCATCAGATCGACGATGCAGGGCTGGACCTGGACGCCGCCCTGCTGCGGGAAATGTACCGGCTGATGGTGCTGGCGCGGCGGACCGACGAACGCACGTGGGTGCTGCACCGCCAGGGCAAGATCGCCTTCCACATTTCCGGCATCGGCCACGAAGCGATCCAGGTGGGCGCGGCGCTCGCCATGCATCGCGGCTACGACTATGCACACCTCTACTACCGCGATCTGGCGTTCAACATCGCCCTGGGCTACACGCCCTACGAGTTTTTCCTGGCCGTCTATGGCAAGCAAGGCGAGACGACCAGTGGCGCGCGCCAGATGCCCAGCAACTGGAGCGCCCGGCGGCTGGGCATCGTGACCGCGTCCAGCCCGGTGGCGACGCAGGTTCCCCAGGCGGCAGGGCTGGCGCTCGCCAGCAAGCTCAAGGGCGAGGATCGCGTGACGGTCGTCTGCCTGGGCGAAGGCTCGACCAGCGAGGGCGACTTCTTCGAGGGCCTTAACTGGGCGGGCGTGCACCAACTCCCCGTGGTGTGCATCGTGCAGAATAATATTTATGCGATTTCCGTCCCCGTTCACCTGCAAATGGCCGTGCCCAACGTGGCCGACCGCGCGCCGATGTTTGGCATCGCGGGTGCGATCTGCGACGGCAACGACGTGGTGGCATCCTACCGTGCCATGTCCGAGGCGCTGGACCGTGCCCGGCGCGGCGAGGGCGCGACCCTGCTCGAAGCCAAGACCTACCGGCCCGTGCCGCATTCCTCCGATGACGACGACCGCACCTATCGCAGCCGCGACGAGGTGGAGGAATGGAAGCAGCGCGACCCGATCAAGCGCTTCCAGGCGTACCTGCTGGAGCGCGGTTTGCTCGACGACGAGCAGATCGACGCCATCGAGCAGGAAGTCCGCGCGGAAATCGACGAGGCTCAGGCGCGCGCTGAGGCCGCACCCTATCCGCCCGCCGAGGATGCGCTGTTCCCGGTCTTCGCCCCACCCGATTTCGAGCAGTAG
- a CDS encoding MFS transporter has product MAEIAAISPSERDAVYRRNYRLFMVDFVVFTVGMGLLGPSTVIPDFVRGLTDSEIIIGLSGQLFDICWLLPQLLVARRLLTVAHKKWWFVIPNIPVRLLVLVLSGVIVLVGGEHKTTILAAFLIFYALAGLGDGLVGVPWLDLMGTSIDDKRRARLFGLGTAVVGVGMIGLNPVVRLILGDNGPDFPNNYALLFAIAGTLFALTVPATAFLKELPGATPHDAQPAMRDYLPELVRVLRTDGPFRAAILSRLLVGLSAMASPFYIGFATEQLGMSSSVAVSNLLLMQTLGNVAGSLLLSWLGERHLLPFIRMLLGLAVLQPVLALVASVAGPAPLYIAFIAAGGIGGSLMLSFMNWVVIYAGHERRPIYTGLLNSLSAVSLLLAPLMGGLIVEGLGYEAVFVAALGFVIVAFVVCLRSMVSPHEEAVVGG; this is encoded by the coding sequence ATGGCAGAGATCGCCGCGATCTCCCCGTCCGAGCGTGACGCCGTCTACCGCCGCAACTACCGGCTGTTCATGGTGGATTTCGTCGTGTTTACCGTGGGCATGGGCCTATTGGGGCCGTCCACGGTCATCCCCGACTTCGTGCGCGGCCTGACGGATTCGGAGATCATCATTGGCCTGTCGGGCCAGTTGTTCGACATCTGCTGGCTGCTGCCGCAGCTCCTGGTCGCGCGGCGACTGCTGACCGTCGCGCACAAAAAATGGTGGTTCGTGATCCCTAACATTCCGGTGCGGCTGCTGGTGCTGGTGCTGTCCGGTGTGATCGTGCTGGTCGGTGGGGAGCATAAGACCACCATCCTGGCGGCATTCCTGATCTTTTACGCGCTGGCGGGCCTGGGTGATGGGCTGGTCGGCGTGCCGTGGCTGGATCTGATGGGGACCAGCATCGACGACAAACGCCGCGCGCGCCTGTTTGGGCTGGGCACGGCGGTGGTGGGCGTGGGCATGATCGGGCTGAACCCCGTCGTGCGGCTGATCCTGGGCGACAATGGGCCGGACTTCCCCAACAATTACGCGCTGCTGTTCGCTATCGCCGGGACGCTGTTCGCGCTAACGGTCCCCGCAACCGCCTTCCTCAAGGAACTGCCCGGCGCGACGCCTCACGACGCCCAGCCCGCCATGCGCGACTACCTGCCAGAGCTGGTACGCGTCCTGCGCACGGACGGCCCGTTCCGGGCGGCGATCCTGTCGCGGCTGCTGGTCGGCCTGTCGGCGATGGCTTCGCCGTTTTACATCGGCTTCGCTACGGAGCAGCTTGGCATGTCGAGCAGCGTCGCGGTCAGCAACCTGCTGCTGATGCAGACGCTTGGCAACGTGGCCGGATCGCTGCTGCTGTCGTGGCTGGGCGAGCGTCACCTGCTGCCGTTCATCCGCATGCTGCTGGGGCTGGCCGTGCTCCAGCCCGTGCTGGCGCTGGTCGCCAGCGTCGCCGGGCCTGCGCCGCTGTACATCGCGTTCATCGCGGCAGGCGGCATCGGCGGGAGTTTGATGCTCAGCTTCATGAACTGGGTGGTGATTTACGCCGGGCACGAGCGGCGCCCGATTTATACCGGCCTGCTGAACTCGCTGTCGGCGGTGTCGCTGCTGCTCGCGCCGCTGATGGGCGGGCTGATCGTCGAGGGATTGGGTTACGAGGCAGTGTTCGTCGCGGCGCTGGGCTTCGTAATCGTGGCATTCGTAGTGTGCCTGCGCTCGATGGTATCGCCGCACGAAGAGGCAGTCGTTGGTGGATAG
- a CDS encoding YgeY family selenium metabolism-linked hydrolase gives MASHFTFIRELEPEWVVAQDLYAFTQKLVQTPSISTHEGDVAALVAEHLTALGFPRVHVSPMGCIIATLGSGNGPTLLYDAHMDTVEAATEAWEHPPFDGVIENGALYGLGAVDMKSALAAMIYGARELLPYQDEIDGTLVLAFVVQEEPCEGLAVRTVIEEDGIRPDYVLVGEPSNMQISRGQRGRVMFKVSVRGKSCHASQPALGQNAIYAASRLVFNVELLADTLLKDPFLGPGTIAVTGIESRGASLNAIPDLCKLYVDRRLTLGETVNGARAQLESMIARENLPATVEITTYEEASYTGLVRTAREAHPAWVLDRAHPLVTALNHTIQTVRGVAPEITHWPFSTDGAYTMGEAGIPTVGFGPGDPNLAHTPREVVRLDDLKSAAHVYAGFAAMMLMPDRMR, from the coding sequence GTGGCAAGTCATTTCACGTTCATCCGCGAGCTTGAGCCGGAATGGGTCGTGGCTCAAGACCTCTATGCTTTCACGCAGAAGCTGGTCCAGACGCCCAGCATCTCCACGCACGAGGGCGACGTCGCCGCGCTGGTGGCGGAGCACCTGACCGCGTTGGGCTTTCCACGCGTGCACGTCAGCCCGATGGGCTGCATCATCGCCACGCTGGGCAGCGGGAACGGCCCGACGCTGCTCTACGACGCGCATATGGACACGGTCGAAGCGGCGACCGAAGCCTGGGAGCACCCGCCCTTCGATGGCGTGATCGAAAACGGCGCGCTGTATGGCCTGGGCGCGGTGGATATGAAAAGCGCGCTGGCCGCGATGATCTACGGCGCGCGCGAGTTGCTGCCCTACCAGGACGAGATCGACGGCACGTTGGTGCTGGCGTTCGTCGTGCAGGAGGAGCCATGCGAGGGCCTCGCCGTCCGCACGGTGATCGAGGAAGACGGCATCCGGCCCGACTACGTGCTGGTCGGTGAGCCGAGCAACATGCAGATCAGCCGGGGTCAGCGCGGGCGCGTGATGTTCAAGGTATCGGTGCGCGGCAAGTCGTGCCACGCCAGCCAGCCTGCGCTCGGCCAGAACGCGATTTACGCCGCTTCGCGGCTGGTGTTTAACGTCGAGCTGCTGGCCGACACGCTGCTGAAGGATCCGTTCCTGGGGCCGGGCACCATTGCCGTAACCGGGATCGAGAGCCGTGGCGCGAGCCTGAACGCCATCCCCGACCTGTGCAAGCTCTACGTGGACCGCCGCCTGACGCTCGGCGAGACGGTCAACGGCGCGCGGGCACAGCTCGAAAGCATGATCGCGCGCGAAAACCTGCCCGCGACGGTCGAGATCACCACCTACGAGGAGGCGTCCTACACTGGACTCGTGCGCACCGCCCGCGAGGCGCACCCCGCCTGGGTGCTGGACCGCGCGCATCCGCTGGTGACGGCGCTCAACCACACGATCCAGACCGTGCGCGGAGTCGCGCCGGAGATCACACACTGGCCGTTTTCGACCGATGGCGCGTACACGATGGGCGAGGCGGGCATCCCGACCGTGGGCTTCGGTCCTGGCGATCCGAATCTGGCCCACACCCCGCGTGAGGTCGTGCGCCTGGACGATCTGAAGTCCGCCGCGCACGTCTACGCCGGGTTCGCGGCCATGATGCTCATGCCGGACAGGATGCGGTAA
- a CDS encoding sugar transferase, whose translation MDRNAYNWPRWMMPALDAVWTFVAFFVSYYMRYEIQFIQPVDEANAAPFTPYIPYAIIFAILMILFNQSEALYRERRGRTWWEEVFGIMNSATTTAVFIMALSFLIQPLVFSRLLIVQTAILVVILMGGWRLALREIQARMRERGIGIERVLIVGVGTVGRSVLQTIVARPDLGYQVVGFVDDDPDRGSTSIGRVPALGTLDNLGPIIDRQQVDTVIITLPWHVQRTIVGIIRECEHKHVRVRTVPDMFELSLNQVQVEMLGGVPLLSVDGSSDLHPSSRLVKRTLDLALVLVTLPVTLTVLSVVALAIKLDSPGPIFFAQKRVGLNGRIFTVYKFRSMVVGAEKMHYTLMRQTGEDLRHPKLVNDPRITHVGRWIRRFSIDEVPQLFNIIKGDMSWVGPRPALPAEVELYEPWHRQRLHVMPGLTGLWQVSGRDEVPFEEMCLMDIYYIENWSLGLDMQIILRTIPRVLLAHGAS comes from the coding sequence ATGGATCGCAACGCATATAACTGGCCGCGATGGATGATGCCCGCACTCGACGCCGTGTGGACGTTCGTGGCGTTTTTCGTGTCCTACTACATGCGCTACGAGATTCAGTTCATCCAGCCTGTAGACGAGGCCAACGCCGCGCCCTTCACGCCGTACATCCCCTACGCCATCATCTTCGCTATCCTGATGATTCTGTTCAACCAGAGCGAGGCCCTCTACCGCGAGCGGCGCGGGCGCACGTGGTGGGAAGAGGTCTTCGGCATCATGAACAGCGCGACCACCACCGCCGTGTTCATTATGGCGCTGAGCTTCCTGATCCAGCCGCTCGTGTTTTCCCGTCTGTTGATCGTTCAGACCGCGATCCTGGTGGTGATCCTCATGGGCGGCTGGCGGCTGGCCCTGCGCGAGATCCAGGCGCGCATGCGCGAGCGCGGCATCGGCATCGAGCGCGTGCTGATTGTCGGCGTGGGTACGGTAGGCCGCTCCGTGCTGCAAACGATCGTTGCCCGGCCCGACCTCGGCTATCAGGTGGTTGGCTTTGTGGACGACGACCCCGATCGCGGCTCGACCAGCATCGGGCGTGTGCCTGCGCTGGGCACGCTCGACAACCTGGGACCCATCATCGACCGCCAGCAGGTGGATACGGTGATCATCACCCTGCCGTGGCACGTCCAGCGCACGATCGTGGGCATCATCCGCGAGTGCGAGCACAAGCACGTGCGCGTGCGCACCGTGCCGGATATGTTCGAGCTGAGCCTGAATCAGGTCCAGGTCGAGATGCTCGGCGGCGTGCCGCTGCTCAGCGTGGACGGCAGCAGCGACCTGCACCCCAGCAGCCGCCTCGTCAAGCGCACGCTGGATCTGGCGCTGGTGCTGGTCACGCTGCCCGTGACGCTGACAGTGCTGAGTGTGGTCGCGCTGGCGATCAAGCTCGATTCGCCGGGGCCGATCTTCTTTGCGCAGAAACGCGTGGGCCTCAACGGGCGGATCTTCACCGTGTACAAGTTCCGCTCGATGGTCGTCGGCGCGGAAAAAATGCACTACACGCTGATGAGACAAACCGGCGAAGACCTGCGCCACCCCAAGCTGGTCAACGATCCGCGCATCACGCACGTCGGGCGCTGGATTCGCCGCTTCAGCATCGACGAAGTGCCGCAGTTGTTCAACATCATCAAGGGCGACATGAGCTGGGTGGGGCCGCGTCCCGCCCTGCCCGCCGAGGTCGAGCTGTACGAACCGTGGCACCGCCAGCGCCTGCACGTCATGCCCGGCCTGACCGGGTTGTGGCAGGTCAGCGGGCGCGACGAAGTGCCCTTTGAAGAGATGTGCCTGATGGACATCTACTACATCGAGAACTGGTCCCTGGGGCTGGACATGCAGATCATCCTGCGGACCATCCCCCGCGTCTTGTTAGCGCACGGAGCGTCCTAA
- a CDS encoding glycosyltransferase family 4 protein: MLAQNAGYRSAGISGYIRHLIAALPDADPAFVYSVFTGAQAAPPARAGLIARCSRMNTVSPLKRIAWEQLAQPFAVRGAGIDLLHALAFAGPLISRVPQVVTVYDLSFIHYPDVLPASRRLYLRLFTRLSCQRARRVIAISESTARDVADHFGLPRAKIDVALPGVTERFHPLPADEVAAFRQRAGLPDRFLLFVGTLEPRKNVPVLLRAYAQIPPADRAAVHLVLAGGKGWMYDEIFQTIEQHGLGETVHLPGYLDDADLPLWYNAADALVYPSVFEGFGLPVIEAMACATPVLVSESSSLPEAAGDTGFLLPPDDPAAWADALARVISDPVWRADAGARAQARAAGFTWANTAAQTVASYRRALDQA; the protein is encoded by the coding sequence TTGCTCGCACAGAACGCGGGCTATCGCAGCGCGGGCATCAGCGGCTACATCCGCCACCTGATCGCCGCGCTGCCCGATGCCGATCCGGCGTTCGTGTACTCGGTCTTCACCGGGGCGCAGGCGGCCCCACCGGCGCGGGCCGGGCTGATCGCGCGGTGCAGCCGGATGAACACTGTGTCGCCGCTGAAGCGCATCGCGTGGGAGCAGCTTGCGCAGCCGTTCGCGGTCCGGGGGGCCGGGATCGATCTGCTGCACGCGCTGGCGTTCGCGGGGCCGTTGATCAGCCGCGTGCCGCAGGTGGTCACCGTCTACGATCTCAGCTTCATCCACTACCCGGACGTGCTGCCTGCCTCGCGCCGCCTCTATTTGCGCCTGTTCACGCGCCTGAGCTGCCAGCGCGCCCGGCGCGTGATCGCCATCTCGGAGAGCACTGCGCGCGACGTCGCGGACCACTTTGGCCTCCCGCGCGCTAAAATTGACGTCGCGCTGCCCGGCGTCACGGAGCGCTTCCACCCGCTGCCCGCCGACGAAGTTGCGGCCTTCCGCCAGCGCGCGGGCCTACCGGATCGCTTCCTGCTGTTCGTGGGCACGCTGGAGCCGCGTAAAAACGTGCCGGTGCTGCTGCGCGCCTACGCGCAGATCCCGCCCGCCGACCGTGCGGCGGTGCATTTGGTCCTTGCGGGGGGGAAAGGTTGGATGTACGACGAGATCTTCCAAACCATCGAGCAGCACGGTCTGGGCGAGACGGTGCACTTGCCCGGCTATCTCGATGATGCGGACCTGCCGCTGTGGTACAATGCCGCCGACGCGCTAGTGTACCCCTCGGTCTTCGAGGGCTTTGGGCTGCCGGTGATCGAGGCGATGGCCTGCGCGACGCCGGTGCTGGTGTCGGAGTCGTCGTCGCTGCCGGAAGCGGCGGGCGACACGGGCTTCCTGCTGCCGCCGGACGATCCGGCGGCGTGGGCGGACGCGCTAGCGCGCGTCATCAGTGACCCGGTCTGGCGTGCGGACGCCGGGGCGCGGGCGCAAGCGCGCGCAGCGGGCTTTACCTGGGCGAACACGGCTGCGCAGACGGTCGCCAGCTACCGGCGCGCGCTGGATCAGGCTTGA
- a CDS encoding PA14 domain-containing protein has product MKRTVLTLLIALAVAGGGLFSAAPHPAAAQSGTVWQAQFFNNNTVSGGPAYTTQTPDIQFNWGTGSPDPSIQPDSFSARFTTDVYLDAGTYEFVIRADDGVRLYIDRAPTPIVDSFNKQQPGRTLRASTTLAGGVHNLRVDYQEITQEAYIFVNWSRLSDSPSDFNTGYEMGTWTTQYFSNQSLAGDATVVRAENSPSHNWGAGAPVAGVPADFWSARWMGTFSLNGTYGVTIRADDGVRFFVDGNTIIDEWHGATNETYTAQFTVGAGQHTLGIEYYEATAGAFLNVDFTSVNGSVLPGAAPQPTATPAPNVPTAVPGGPSATVLAWRLNVRDAPSASGTNVIAKINRGETYAIIGRNQAGDWLLLNVNGLNGWVSIRYVGLNNEQPLPVVGAQPTATPAPAQPQPTGYTLTSRANLNVRSGPSTQYDVAGALGYGEVAPIVGRNAENTWWQILDNGQLGWVIDFYVVIEDGVDINRIPITG; this is encoded by the coding sequence ATGAAACGCACCGTTCTGACGCTGCTGATCGCGCTGGCTGTGGCCGGGGGCGGCCTGTTCAGCGCAGCGCCGCACCCCGCCGCCGCTCAAAGCGGCACGGTCTGGCAGGCGCAGTTCTTCAACAACAATACCGTCTCGGGGGGACCCGCCTATACCACCCAGACGCCGGACATTCAGTTCAACTGGGGCACCGGCTCGCCCGACCCGTCGATCCAGCCGGACTCGTTCAGCGCGCGCTTCACCACGGACGTGTACCTGGACGCGGGCACGTACGAGTTCGTGATCCGCGCGGACGACGGCGTGCGCCTCTACATCGACCGCGCCCCCACGCCGATCGTCGACTCGTTTAACAAGCAGCAGCCGGGCCGCACCCTGCGCGCCTCGACGACGCTGGCGGGCGGCGTGCACAACCTGCGCGTCGACTACCAGGAGATCACGCAGGAAGCGTACATCTTCGTCAACTGGAGCCGCCTGTCCGATTCGCCGAGCGACTTTAACACCGGGTACGAGATGGGCACCTGGACCACCCAGTACTTTAGCAACCAGTCCCTGGCGGGTGATGCGACCGTGGTCCGCGCCGAAAACAGCCCTTCACACAACTGGGGCGCAGGCGCGCCGGTGGCGGGCGTCCCGGCGGATTTCTGGTCCGCGCGCTGGATGGGCACCTTCAGCCTCAACGGCACCTACGGCGTGACCATCCGCGCGGATGACGGCGTACGCTTCTTCGTGGACGGCAACACCATCATCGACGAGTGGCACGGCGCGACCAACGAGACCTACACGGCCCAGTTCACGGTCGGCGCGGGCCAGCATACGCTCGGCATCGAGTATTATGAGGCGACGGCGGGCGCGTTCCTGAACGTCGATTTCACGTCCGTCAACGGCAGCGTGCTGCCGGGAGCCGCTCCGCAGCCCACTGCGACGCCCGCGCCTAACGTGCCGACCGCCGTGCCCGGCGGCCCCAGCGCGACCGTGCTGGCGTGGCGGCTGAACGTGCGCGACGCGCCAAGCGCCTCCGGCACGAACGTGATCGCCAAGATTAACCGGGGTGAAACGTACGCGATCATCGGGCGCAACCAGGCAGGTGACTGGCTGCTGCTGAACGTGAACGGCCTCAACGGGTGGGTGAGCATCCGCTATGTGGGCCTCAACAACGAGCAGCCGCTGCCGGTCGTCGGCGCGCAGCCCACCGCGACACCCGCTCCGGCCCAGCCGCAGCCCACCGGTTACACGCTGACCTCGCGCGCCAACCTGAACGTGCGCAGCGGTCCCAGCACGCAGTACGACGTCGCCGGCGCGCTGGGCTACGGCGAAGTAGCGCCCATCGTTGGGCGCAACGCCGAGAACACGTGGTGGCAGATCCTGGACAACGGGCAGCTCGGTTGGGTGATCGATTTCTACGTGGTGATCGAGGACGGCGTGGACATCAACCGTATTCCGATCACGGGGTAA
- a CDS encoding SdrD B-like domain-containing protein, which translates to MSRSLSWSVILLTAVLVLGGAGWLPAAHAQGDPGAICISTFADLNGNGLADEGETTLAGVNANLATGDAIIATHITAAGEEQYCFEGLLPGVYTLTFTDSPTYHPTTSTEGTFALSAGQRLGINAFGAVPVSSEDLRDEVASMVAASDPDEPLAPSSRLVVSGIASMVVMLFMIAVGAVVLGMTSRRKAKRRTPPPPGAPTAAPPPPR; encoded by the coding sequence GTGAGCCGATCCCTCAGCTGGAGTGTGATCCTCTTGACTGCGGTGCTCGTCCTGGGCGGGGCCGGATGGCTGCCCGCCGCCCACGCACAAGGCGATCCCGGCGCGATCTGTATCTCGACCTTCGCGGACCTCAACGGCAACGGACTCGCGGATGAGGGCGAGACGACGCTGGCCGGGGTCAACGCGAACCTCGCTACCGGCGACGCGATCATCGCCACGCACATCACCGCTGCGGGCGAGGAGCAGTACTGCTTCGAGGGCCTTCTGCCTGGGGTTTACACCCTGACTTTCACCGACAGTCCCACCTACCATCCGACGACCTCCACCGAGGGCACGTTTGCCCTGTCGGCAGGCCAACGCCTGGGCATCAATGCCTTTGGCGCGGTGCCCGTCTCGTCGGAGGACCTGCGCGACGAGGTCGCCTCGATGGTGGCCGCGTCCGACCCGGACGAACCGCTCGCGCCGTCGAGCCGGCTGGTCGTCTCCGGCATCGCGTCGATGGTGGTGATGCTGTTCATGATCGCGGTGGGCGCGGTCGTGCTGGGCATGACCAGCCGCCGCAAAGCGAAGCGCCGCACGCCACCGCCCCCTGGCGCGCCGACCGCAGCGCCTCCGCCGCCCCGTTAA